Proteins encoded by one window of Amaranthus tricolor cultivar Red isolate AtriRed21 chromosome 4, ASM2621246v1, whole genome shotgun sequence:
- the LOC130811415 gene encoding protein VASCULAR ASSOCIATED DEATH 1, chloroplastic isoform X2, with protein sequence MAAALASPPTSQTMVSSSPSPPSPPPHQSSEVSSSTNSDQADRIGRAFSYSKNVDSSSADFLKSEEYRQLFRLPSEEVLLQDFNCALQENILLQGHMYLFEHYICFYSNIFGFETKKIIPFQEVTSVRRAKTAGIFPNAIEIVAAGKKHFFASFLSRDEAFKLIADGWSQQGNGSENMLDRQDSKSESSSQINGAVPTETCNSESQVNDLCSHVRNLELSTSEESKPPSGDGHDNARSATPEVPHVMEEKLNVTEPSTSPPINWNVEMQDAPEIHNSYTKVAESKFPISVEQFFNLYISDEAASFVESYHNKCGDKEFRCTSWSPHKEFGYTRLKSFQHPIKVYFGAKCGGCKETQKFQIYKSSHLVIKTSQEVSDVPYADYFTVEGLWDVQKDGAQSDGCFLQVFVNVAFSKKTMFKGKIEQSTMEECREVYATWIQLAHELLKQKNIEKGESSIPNMLQDSLIDPQVTGQSVENSDTNVQHQRINAVANNSRGTHEQTGNSLPENMLHVTTTVMSTLRAFAGKFCNPLKNHPQLFLVIAFSAILLLMQLSIVVLLSRPQPVYVIPQVDQMSSAGPGAGHRAAETVAWIEKRVHLLKDEMLLVESQLERMRHEHNLLKSQFKDLERLYKQKI encoded by the exons ATGGCTGCTGCTTTGGCGAGCCCACCTACATCTCAGACAATGgtttcttcttctccttctcctcccTCACCTCCTCCCCATCAGTCTTCCGAAGTCTCCTCCAGTACAAATTCCGATCAAGCTGATCGTATTGGCCGCGCTTTCAGCTACTCCAAAAATGTCGATTCTTCG TCTGCGGATTTTCTTAAGAGTGAAGAGTATCGTCAGCTTTTTCGCCTACCTTCTGAAGAA GTTCTTTTACAGGATTTTAATTGCGCATTACAAGAAAACATTCTTCTTCAG GGTCATATGTACTTGTTTGAGCACTATATATGCTTTTACTCCAACATATTTGGATTTGAAACGAAG aaaataaTTCCTTTTCAAGAAGTCACATCTGTACGGAGAGCAAAAACAGCTGGAATCTTTCCTAATGCAATTGAAATTGTGGCTGCAGGAAAGAAG CAtttttttgcttcttttttGTCCCGTGATGAAGCTTTTAAGCTTATAGCTGATGGATGGTCGCAGCAGGGCAATGGTTCTGAAAACATGCTTGATCGGCAG GATTCTAAGTCTGAGAGCAGTTCCCAGATCAATGGAGCTGTTCCAACTGAAACTTGTAACTCAGAATCCCAAGTAAATGACTTGTGTTCACATGTGAG GAATTTGGAGTTGTCTACATCAGAAGAATCCAAACCTCCTTCCGGTGATGGACATGATAATGCTAGGTCTGCTACACCAGAAGTTCCTCATGTAATGGAAGAGAAACTAAATGTTACAGAACCTTCAACCTCACCGCCTATCAATTGGAATGTGGAGATGCAGGATGCTCCTGAAA TACATAATTCTTACACCAAGGTGGCAGAGTCCAAGTTCCCG ATAAGTGTTGAGCAGTTCTTCAATCTATATATTTCTGATGAAGCTGCTAGTTTTGTTGAATCCTACCATAACAAATGTGGAGACAAAG AATTCAGGTGCACTTCATGGTCACCTCATAAAGAGTTTGGATACACTCGCCTCAAAAGTTTTCAGCATCCTATTAAAGTATACTTTG GTGCAAAATGTGGCGGCTGCAAAGAAACCCAGAAATTTCAGATTTACAAGAGCAG CCATTTGGTTATCAAGACTTCCCAGGAAGTGAGTGATGTTCCCTATGCAGATTACTTCACTGTTGAG GGCCTCTGGGATGTGCAGAAAGATGGCGCTCAATCAGATGGTTGTTTTTTGCAAGTTTTTGTGAATGTGGCTTTTTCAAAGAAAACCATGTTTAAAG GTAAAATAGAGCAGTCAACCATGGAAGAGTGTCGAGAAGTTTATGCAACGTGGATTCAACTT GCACATGAACTGTTAAAGCAGAAGAACATTGAGAAAGGAG AAAGTTCTATACCTAACATGCTTCAGGATAGCCTAATTGATCCACAAGTTACTGGACAATCTGTTGAAAACTCAGATACGAATGTTCAACATCAGAGGATAAATGCTGTTGCCAACAATTCTCGTGGAACTCATGAACAAACTGGAAATAGCTTACCGGAGAATATGCTTCATGTTACGACTACAGTGATGTCTACATTGAGAGCATTTGCTGGAAAGTTCTGTAACCCTTTAAAAAATCACCCTCAGCTATTTTTGGTGATTGCATTTTCTGCTATCCTCCTCTTAATGCAG CTCAGCATCGTTGTACTATTGAGTAGACCACAACCAGTTTATGTAATTCCTCAAGTAGATCAAATGAGTTCTGCAGGGCCTGGGGCTGGTCACAGAGCAGCAGAAACAGTGGCTTGGATAGAAAAACGAGTTCATCTACTCAAGGACGAGATGCTTTTGGTTGAGTCTCAACTTGAAAGAATGAGGCATGAACACAATTTGTTGAAATCACAATTCAAGGACCTTGAGCGTCTATATAAGCAGAAAATATGA
- the LOC130811415 gene encoding protein VASCULAR ASSOCIATED DEATH 1, chloroplastic isoform X1 has protein sequence MAAALASPPTSQTMVSSSPSPPSPPPHQSSEVSSSTNSDQADRIGRAFSYSKNVDSSSADFLKSEEYRQLFRLPSEEVLLQDFNCALQENILLQGHMYLFEHYICFYSNIFGFETKKIIPFQEVTSVRRAKTAGIFPNAIEIVAAGKKHFFASFLSRDEAFKLIADGWSQQGNGSENMLDRQDSKSESSSQINGAVPTETCNSESQVNDLCSHVSLRNLELSTSEESKPPSGDGHDNARSATPEVPHVMEEKLNVTEPSTSPPINWNVEMQDAPEIHNSYTKVAESKFPISVEQFFNLYISDEAASFVESYHNKCGDKEFRCTSWSPHKEFGYTRLKSFQHPIKVYFGAKCGGCKETQKFQIYKSSHLVIKTSQEVSDVPYADYFTVEGLWDVQKDGAQSDGCFLQVFVNVAFSKKTMFKGKIEQSTMEECREVYATWIQLAHELLKQKNIEKGESSIPNMLQDSLIDPQVTGQSVENSDTNVQHQRINAVANNSRGTHEQTGNSLPENMLHVTTTVMSTLRAFAGKFCNPLKNHPQLFLVIAFSAILLLMQLSIVVLLSRPQPVYVIPQVDQMSSAGPGAGHRAAETVAWIEKRVHLLKDEMLLVESQLERMRHEHNLLKSQFKDLERLYKQKI, from the exons ATGGCTGCTGCTTTGGCGAGCCCACCTACATCTCAGACAATGgtttcttcttctccttctcctcccTCACCTCCTCCCCATCAGTCTTCCGAAGTCTCCTCCAGTACAAATTCCGATCAAGCTGATCGTATTGGCCGCGCTTTCAGCTACTCCAAAAATGTCGATTCTTCG TCTGCGGATTTTCTTAAGAGTGAAGAGTATCGTCAGCTTTTTCGCCTACCTTCTGAAGAA GTTCTTTTACAGGATTTTAATTGCGCATTACAAGAAAACATTCTTCTTCAG GGTCATATGTACTTGTTTGAGCACTATATATGCTTTTACTCCAACATATTTGGATTTGAAACGAAG aaaataaTTCCTTTTCAAGAAGTCACATCTGTACGGAGAGCAAAAACAGCTGGAATCTTTCCTAATGCAATTGAAATTGTGGCTGCAGGAAAGAAG CAtttttttgcttcttttttGTCCCGTGATGAAGCTTTTAAGCTTATAGCTGATGGATGGTCGCAGCAGGGCAATGGTTCTGAAAACATGCTTGATCGGCAG GATTCTAAGTCTGAGAGCAGTTCCCAGATCAATGGAGCTGTTCCAACTGAAACTTGTAACTCAGAATCCCAAGTAAATGACTTGTGTTCACATGTGAG TCTCAGGAATTTGGAGTTGTCTACATCAGAAGAATCCAAACCTCCTTCCGGTGATGGACATGATAATGCTAGGTCTGCTACACCAGAAGTTCCTCATGTAATGGAAGAGAAACTAAATGTTACAGAACCTTCAACCTCACCGCCTATCAATTGGAATGTGGAGATGCAGGATGCTCCTGAAA TACATAATTCTTACACCAAGGTGGCAGAGTCCAAGTTCCCG ATAAGTGTTGAGCAGTTCTTCAATCTATATATTTCTGATGAAGCTGCTAGTTTTGTTGAATCCTACCATAACAAATGTGGAGACAAAG AATTCAGGTGCACTTCATGGTCACCTCATAAAGAGTTTGGATACACTCGCCTCAAAAGTTTTCAGCATCCTATTAAAGTATACTTTG GTGCAAAATGTGGCGGCTGCAAAGAAACCCAGAAATTTCAGATTTACAAGAGCAG CCATTTGGTTATCAAGACTTCCCAGGAAGTGAGTGATGTTCCCTATGCAGATTACTTCACTGTTGAG GGCCTCTGGGATGTGCAGAAAGATGGCGCTCAATCAGATGGTTGTTTTTTGCAAGTTTTTGTGAATGTGGCTTTTTCAAAGAAAACCATGTTTAAAG GTAAAATAGAGCAGTCAACCATGGAAGAGTGTCGAGAAGTTTATGCAACGTGGATTCAACTT GCACATGAACTGTTAAAGCAGAAGAACATTGAGAAAGGAG AAAGTTCTATACCTAACATGCTTCAGGATAGCCTAATTGATCCACAAGTTACTGGACAATCTGTTGAAAACTCAGATACGAATGTTCAACATCAGAGGATAAATGCTGTTGCCAACAATTCTCGTGGAACTCATGAACAAACTGGAAATAGCTTACCGGAGAATATGCTTCATGTTACGACTACAGTGATGTCTACATTGAGAGCATTTGCTGGAAAGTTCTGTAACCCTTTAAAAAATCACCCTCAGCTATTTTTGGTGATTGCATTTTCTGCTATCCTCCTCTTAATGCAG CTCAGCATCGTTGTACTATTGAGTAGACCACAACCAGTTTATGTAATTCCTCAAGTAGATCAAATGAGTTCTGCAGGGCCTGGGGCTGGTCACAGAGCAGCAGAAACAGTGGCTTGGATAGAAAAACGAGTTCATCTACTCAAGGACGAGATGCTTTTGGTTGAGTCTCAACTTGAAAGAATGAGGCATGAACACAATTTGTTGAAATCACAATTCAAGGACCTTGAGCGTCTATATAAGCAGAAAATATGA